The Thermococcus sibiricus MM 739 DNA window TTTAGCTTATATTATTGGAGTTTTTCTTGGCGATGGGAGCACTAGCAAAAGGAAAGATGGAAAATATCGAATAAAACTAAAAGTCATTGATAAAGACTTTGCAGAGAGATTTCAGAAAACATTAGAGGATCTTGGAATTAAAGCCACTCTTGGATTTGAGCATGATTCTACTCGAGTAGATCGATGGTACGTAGAGGGGACCAACAAAATGCTCTTTCAATTTCTAAATGGCCCTAGAGAACAACTATTCAACGTGGCATGGAAATACCCTCGAGAATTCTTACAAGGCCTCTTCGACAGCGAGGGATTTCCCGTTATTAGTGCCAAAAATACATTCCGAGTTCAGGTGGCACTAGCAAATTCAGACCTAGAACTCCTCAGTTTTACTGAAAAACTTCTCTTAGAAAAGTTCGGCATTTCCACGCGTTTAGTTCAAACTCACAAAAAGAACACTCCAATTGTGATTCGGGGTGTTGAGTACAAGTATAACGTAGATATGTACCTTCTTTGGATCTACCGCTTGAGTCATGTTCAGAAATTTGCAAAGGAAATTGGTTTCACAGCTAGGAGAAAACAGAAAAAATTAGAAGATGCTTTGCATTTAAGCGAAATGCCCGTAATAGAAGCCCTTAAACTCTGGCATAAGAAGTACATAAAAGGTCCAAGAGGTTATATGAAACGGTCCCTAATCTATTCCTCATTCCACACATTATCCAGTAAATAATCCATGAAATAAAGGAAAAAAGTATGTAAAGCATGCCAGGTATTTTTCTTTTATTGTTCTCCGTATTTTCTCTCATTTTTTACACCCCTTAAATTCACAACTAAAGTCATGAAGATTTCGTCATACTGCGAAATTTGGGCGTAGTCGAAGGCGAAGCCACATGCCCATCTGTTAAGTGAGGGCATAAGTTCCAAAGCGAATCAGTGAATACTATTTCTTTATCGTTTAATATCTACGATAGTTTCTATATTTTCTAGTTTTTGGGAATATATTATTTTGATAATTTGATCAAAAGATACTGGTTTATAATTTATTGTTTCAACGCTTACATTGATTGTTCGTTTCTCTTTATTAACAAAAGGGTAGTTTATTAAATCATTATTGTGTTTATGGCCATGTATAATCCATCCGTCGAAAGAATCTACATCCTTTGGATCATGAACAAGGAAAAATTTATGCCCTTTATAATTAACAATCTCATAATGCTTTCCCAAATTTGTTTTTTCATGATTTCCTTTGATGTAAATAATTTTTCCATTGAGTTTACTAAGCCAATACCTCGGACTTCTAGAGTGCTTACCGAAACTTATATCACCTAAAAAATACACAATATCATTCCTTTTTACTGTATTATTCCAGTTTTTTAATAAAACCCTATTCATTTCTTTTATGTCAACAAAAGGACGAGCGCAATACTTTATTATGTTTGCGTGGTCAAAATGTGTATCAGATATGAGCCATATTTTTCTCCCTCTTATAGACGGGTGTTGGTTAAATGTTTCCATTTGAAGAATCTTTCTATGTGCCTTTAACGTCTCAGCATAATATTTTCGTGAAAGAGCTTCTCTTCTATTAAGCAACTTGCGTGTGGGTACATCGTATTCCCAGCTTATTCTACTCTTTTTCAATAAGGTGATTCTCAAAGCAAATGCTGGAAGATACTCATATTCGGTTTGTGTTTCTTTTATTAAGATATTTGCACTTTTTTCTGATAATTGATAACCAATAGTTGCATGAAACCAAAACTTATCCTCATCAGCATCATTAAACTTTATTACATCCGGACGTTCCTCTATGAACGGCTTTATTTTATTGTAAATGTCTCTTCTAAGTTTTTTAAGCTTGTCACTTGCTTTTATTTTAAATGCGAACACGTATCCCTTATCACCCTTTTTAACTTCGAAACCATCGTAGTAAAATTTTACAAAGGTATATTTGGAGGCAACATTTTGAATTATCTTAGCTATGTCCCGATCTGTTATACCCTTTTTTAATCTAAAATTATAAATAAGCGTAATATGGGGTACCTTATGCCATCTTCCTGTATGAGTAGATTTTATATGGGTTTTGATATGCCGTCTAATTCTGTATTTCTCTACCATAGGACGTATTTCTATCAGATAGGGGTATTTACCATCTCTTTTATAATAAGAAAAGAATTTTAACAATCTATTCAACATATTCATATTTAATCACCATAGGACTCAATTTCACTTAACAAGTATTTTGCAAAATTTTTATTCGTATAATCTTCCAAATGGGAGTTAAAGTTTGTCATCATGCTTTATTGTATGGCTTTAAATATAAAAAAGCTTACGCTACAAGAGTGATATAAATTAATAAGCTTATTAAAGAGATAAAGCTAAGAAAATATTCCTATCAAACAGATAAAACTTACATTTCAATTGTCAAAAGATTTTTGAATTCTGGAAAAACTACAAGAGGATTCTTGCTTTCTCACTCAAGTAAGAACAAATCAACCATGAGAAGCGTTTAAATCAAGTAACAATCTGAAAATGGATAATTAAGTATTCTAAGCTGGTATAAAGAGCATAGAGTTAAATTTGTGAGAACTTGACAAAAGGGGCTACTTATTATCAGACTAAATTAACAAGGTTTGCTTTCAATAATGTGATGGCAGATGCTCAATGATTTTTATTTTCGTCTCACTAACAATAAGTTAACAGAATCCCTAAAGCAACATTAATAAATCCCCCATAAATACTCAGAGAGGGCAACCATGGACTTAGTAGTATTAGGACATGTGGCCATTGATCACGTAATATTCCCGGATAAAAGGGAGATAATTCTTCCTGGAGGAGCAGCCACAGCTGTAGCTACTTCTGCAGCTCTAAGTGGGGCTAAAGTAGGCTTGGTAACAAAAGTAGGAAAGGATTTTCCAAAAGAGTGGCTAAAAAAGCTTGAGGAGATACTTGACATAAAAGGGGTACACGTTCTTGAAGGAAACACCATACACATATACATGATTTACCACGAAGATGGAACCGTTGATGCCCCTGTTGACATGGGAGTGGCCCAGAGAATGGGAGAAACCAAGATCCCTGAGGAATACTTAAGTGCAAAAATCTTCCACATTGCGCCAATACCTCCAGAAGAACAACTTAAGGCAATAAATCGATTAAGAGGAAAAAGAATCAGCCTTGATTTCAATCCAACTTATATAGAAGAATACAAGACAAAGAAAGAGCTCATGAGAGAAATAATTTCACGAGCAGAGATAATTTTTCCCAATGAAAGGGAAGCACTAACAATAACTGGGGAAAAAAGCATAGAAGAAGCCGCCAAAAAGCTTCACGAATGGGGAAGTAAACTCATTGTGATCACCATGGGGGAAAGGGGAGTTCTTATGTATGATGGAGAGAGATTCACCAGGTTTGAAGCCTTACCTATTAGCGAGATAGTTGATCCTACTGGCGCAGGAGACGCTTTTGCTGGCGGGTTCTTGGCCTATTATGTAAAAGGAAAACCACTTGAGGAATGCATAAAGCAGGGATTGTTGAGGGCAAGAGAGGTCCTAAAGAAAAAAGGGAGCTGGAGCATTGAAGTCTAATCCCTCGTAATCATTCTAGAGAATAGATACAGGGAAATAAGTATAAGCACTGCAATGGCCGTTACCTCAAACTTGGGCATCACTACAGAGAGACCCACTATCAAAACGTGAATTCAAATAAAATCTAACTGCTACATAATCTGACCCTTTAGCCTCCAATTACTATCAAGATAGCAAAGAATAGGCCAATTAAGTAATAATCCTGGGTACTTTTTTAATCTCACGAATTCTGGCCTGAGAACTTATTATTGCACTCATCAACAGAACAATGACAAGATAAAGGGAAGCTAATCTATTTCTCATTTTCACTCATCTATAAGATTATGTAAGGATAGATTTAAAAAGTTTTACAGCTTGGAAAAGGTTGGGTGAGAGAATATGGAAAAAATCCCACAACTTTTTGTCGAGAGTAATTTGGAAGAGTGTGTTGATGGAGAAAAAGCAAGAGTGGACTGCCGAATCATCCAGGACAATATAGAAGTTAAGGTAAAAAAGGGAGAAAAAATTCCGGAGTTTATAGACCCAAAGAGAGCAAAATTTATGAAAAAGGAGGTTTATGACAGGTTCCACTTTTATGTGGATAAGTACGAGCACAAAATGATGTGCAATGCAATTATAATACTGCCAGATAGAAGAACCGAAATACGGCTTTACAAAGGAGATGAACTAATGCTTCTGCCTGTAGAGGGTTATGTCTCGAGTATAATTGCTGGAGTTGGAAATAGAGTTAGAAAAAGTGATGCATTTGCAGCCATAACAACTAAAAAGGGAGAAGTGCACTATCTTAAACCTCCTAAGACTGGGGTCGTTGTCTACATAGATGAATTCACTAACAGGCCACACTACGTATACTACATCCTCCCAGAGGAGTGAATCTTCCAGCTATTTTCACATTCCTTCCAATATGGATCTTACGTTTTCGTTAATCCTCATTTTTAGTGTGTCTACCTTATCCATCCCTTGGATTGTCCTAGTATTTTTGGCACTTGTAATTATCAAAGACCATTTGCGTAAATCATGCTTCATTGGTTCATCTTGAAACATTACAAGCAGTTTAGAACCCTTCGCCTCAACTTCAAGTATCTCAATACTTCTATTCCCAAGTTGCGTAGAATAGATTTTATGTGTCTTTAAACCGCCAAATTCTCTTTCAAGCATCTCAGCAAATTCCCCCACCTAATATCACCCGGTATAATTAGGGCGATAATATATTTATACTTTCTCTATGAAACTTTACATTTTTCTTTTGAAAGCCTCGCTCTTCACGGCGAGGAGGAGGTCAGCCTTCATCGGAGAAGGCATACTTTCTGAATTGGTCAACATTAGAGAGTTGAGTGATTATAATCACAAAATTGTATAATATTGAGCAAAAGTGTTATAAAGCCAATTGAAGAGTTAGACTTGAAAAAATTTAGTTGGTGGAAAGAATGAAAGTTGAAAAAGGAGATTTCGTAGTTTTTAACTACATTGGAAAATTCGAGAATGGAGAAGTTTTCGATACAACTTATGAGGATATCGCTAAGGAAGCTGGCATTTATATGGAAGACAGAACTTACGGTCCTCTTGGAGCTAATGTGGGTGTTGGTGAACTCATCCCTGGAATGGACGAAGGCTTAATAGGAATGGAAGTCGGAGAAAAGAAAACTATAACAATTCCCCCGGAAAAGGGGTATGGAATACCAAGAGATGACCTAATAATTGATGTTCCCACAAGCGAATTTGAAAAAGCTGGTATTGAACCCATAGAAGGAGCGTACATTATGACTGATAGCGGGATTGCAAGAATAACTGCGGTTGGAGAGGAAAACGTGACCCTAGACTTCAACCACCCATTAGCTGGGAAAACTCTTGTATTCGAAGTAGAAATAGTTGACGTAGAAAAAGAAAAATCAGATGAACCCAAGGCCTGAGATCTGAACTTTAGTGGTTACAAGGAATATTACAAGACCCATTATAGCGAGCATCGCACTGTACTTGAACCCTGCAGAGAACTTCCCTTCTCTTATTATTCCAATTCCCAAACCAGAAACTACTGCTTGAAGCCCTACAAAAGCTAAAAGAACATTGTAAATTGCATCTACAGGCAAGTTTAAACCTATTTCTGGAGTGTTCATGCTTCCGATAAGCTGTGATACTATTCCAAGGATGGCAGGCCCAAGGAACCCACTTGCGATTATAAAGAACATAGCCTGCATTCCTGTTGAGGCTTTTCTTTCTTTCTTTATTCTTAAAATTTCACGAACATCATTAGCAACAGCCACCAATACATCCGCCATTGGTGCACCTCTTTCATAGGCTTCCAAGATTATCATAGTAGATCTGTATATAATAATGGATCTCCTGTTTCTAAGTGCAAAAGCTTTTAACGCCTCGTAAGTCGACCTACCTCTCTTTATCTCGCTGACTGTCCTCTTAAATTCATCAGTTAGGGCTCCAAATCTGGCAGTTGAGGCTTCCTCCAAAGCCTCCGAAAATGAAACCCCTGCCCTAAGGGAACTTGCTATGTAAAAGAAAGCATCTGGAATATTGTTCTCCATATCTTCAATTTTTTTAGCTAGTTTCCAATATGGGTATACCCACGCAATACCCAAAAATACGATAAAGAATACAGGAAGGGCGTAAAGTTTTACCGAGGGT harbors:
- a CDS encoding LAGLIDADG family homing endonuclease, with amino-acid sequence MRSLKELNIEELHEIMERAKELREQGTSYSQIASIIGEEFNVKISRPTVMRWCKGLHNPFNKIKEISLEPSPSLAYIIGVFLGDGSTSKRKDGKYRIKLKVIDKDFAERFQKTLEDLGIKATLGFEHDSTRVDRWYVEGTNKMLFQFLNGPREQLFNVAWKYPREFLQGLFDSEGFPVISAKNTFRVQVALANSDLELLSFTEKLLLEKFGISTRLVQTHKKNTPIVIRGVEYKYNVDMYLLWIYRLSHVQKFAKEIGFTARRKQKKLEDALHLSEMPVIEALKLWHKKYIKGPRGYMKRSLIYSSFHTLSSK
- a CDS encoding 2'-5' RNA ligase family protein codes for the protein MNMLNRLLKFFSYYKRDGKYPYLIEIRPMVEKYRIRRHIKTHIKSTHTGRWHKVPHITLIYNFRLKKGITDRDIAKIIQNVASKYTFVKFYYDGFEVKKGDKGYVFAFKIKASDKLKKLRRDIYNKIKPFIEERPDVIKFNDADEDKFWFHATIGYQLSEKSANILIKETQTEYEYLPAFALRITLLKKSRISWEYDVPTRKLLNRREALSRKYYAETLKAHRKILQMETFNQHPSIRGRKIWLISDTHFDHANIIKYCARPFVDIKEMNRVLLKNWNNTVKRNDIVYFLGDISFGKHSRSPRYWLSKLNGKIIYIKGNHEKTNLGKHYEIVNYKGHKFFLVHDPKDVDSFDGWIIHGHKHNNDLINYPFVNKEKRTINVSVETINYKPVSFDQIIKIIYSQKLENIETIVDIKR
- a CDS encoding carbohydrate kinase family protein, which codes for MDLVVLGHVAIDHVIFPDKREIILPGGAATAVATSAALSGAKVGLVTKVGKDFPKEWLKKLEEILDIKGVHVLEGNTIHIYMIYHEDGTVDAPVDMGVAQRMGETKIPEEYLSAKIFHIAPIPPEEQLKAINRLRGKRISLDFNPTYIEEYKTKKELMREIISRAEIIFPNEREALTITGEKSIEEAAKKLHEWGSKLIVITMGERGVLMYDGERFTRFEALPISEIVDPTGAGDAFAGGFLAYYVKGKPLEECIKQGLLRAREVLKKKGSWSIEV
- a CDS encoding DUF2118 domain-containing protein codes for the protein MEKIPQLFVESNLEECVDGEKARVDCRIIQDNIEVKVKKGEKIPEFIDPKRAKFMKKEVYDRFHFYVDKYEHKMMCNAIIILPDRRTEIRLYKGDELMLLPVEGYVSSIIAGVGNRVRKSDAFAAITTKKGEVHYLKPPKTGVVVYIDEFTNRPHYVYYILPEE
- a CDS encoding FKBP-type peptidyl-prolyl cis-trans isomerase, which produces MKVEKGDFVVFNYIGKFENGEVFDTTYEDIAKEAGIYMEDRTYGPLGANVGVGELIPGMDEGLIGMEVGEKKTITIPPEKGYGIPRDDLIIDVPTSEFEKAGIEPIEGAYIMTDSGIARITAVGEENVTLDFNHPLAGKTLVFEVEIVDVEKEKSDEPKA
- a CDS encoding type II secretion system F family protein, which produces MAEIRFLHPIARALEKIIPKRWTRRYNLFLYSAGISFLAVEFLLVSMLLGILTAIVVFLIPSVKLYALPVFFIVFLGIAWVYPYWKLAKKIEDMENNIPDAFFYIASSLRAGVSFSEALEEASTARFGALTDEFKRTVSEIKRGRSTYEALKAFALRNRRSIIIYRSTMIILEAYERGAPMADVLVAVANDVREILRIKKERKASTGMQAMFFIIASGFLGPAILGIVSQLIGSMNTPEIGLNLPVDAIYNVLLAFVGLQAVVSGLGIGIIREGKFSAGFKYSAMLAIMGLVIFLVTTKVQISGLGFI